The window ctctctgtctctagctctctctgtaattctctttcaaataaataaaataaatcttaaaaaaaaaaactaagtctgAAAGCAAGAATGCAGGCCGTGGCcttcataatttttatattggCCACACATGAAAATAGCAATACTTTCGATATACAGGATTCAAAAAAATGTCTTATTAGAGTTAATTCTACCtgtttctgtttggttttttGAATGTGGCTGCTGGAGATTGGAGATTCCACCTGTGGCTCCTGTTACGCTCCTATTGGCCAGAGATGGTCTGTTCCCTCCTGCTGAGCTATCATTGTCTCCCAACAGAAGACACCACCTGTGATGGCCTCTCTGCCCTTGTGCTTCTCCTCCAGAAAGGAGCCAAAGGTTCCTCTGGCCCCAGCAGGCAGAATTTTTCCCGGAAAGCTCACACAACAGAGCGGGAGGTGGCGGGAGGCATTTTCCCCAAGAGCCCAAAGCAGAGGGATGTGACCCCTCTGCCGTCCCCCACTCCCGTCAAGAACCAGAGAGAAGTAGGTGCTGGTGCACAGGACCtggcacagaaacacaaacagaaatCAGCACAATAAATGTGAGTCATACACCTTAACCCAGTATGTCCAAAATATCCTCTCACATATAACCAGTGCGAAAATAATCGTGGACGTATCTTATCCTCTTTTTTTGCACACTGAGTTGTCCATGTACCCTGCATCGCCACTCGCACGTGGCCAGTGGCGGCTGCACTGGGCCTCACGGCTCTAGAGAGCATGAAGGTCCCAACAGGGGCAAAAGCAACCGAGCGGCTGCAGGAATCCACGTGTCCACTGCTCAGGAAACCGCGAAGTCACACAACCCTAGGGACGAAAAGACTCCGGATATTTAAACCAAAAAAAGGTCAGTGAGAAAACACTGCCATGCTAAACCACGGTCCTTGTTAAATGGTGTGGGTGTGgggttttccctttttctttataCTTTGCTATTCCTTACAATGGTCCAGAAAAGTATAATCTCTAATACTGACATGGAGACATTCTTGAAATTTAGGATGATTGCAACAATGAACCGTGATGTATTTACTGGGCCACTGTCCGTCTGGCCCTGAGGTCTCCAAGAACATCTGACAACACAGCCACTTGTGGGGTAGGGGAGCTGGTCCCTAGCTAGGCAGGCACTTCCCACACCTTAACCGGGAATGTAAAAGCTACGTGCCAGCAAGGGCTGTAGGAAACTCTTCGCTAAGTCAGCAGCAGAGAAGTGTCAAGTGCATCTGTTTCGGCCGCCCGCCCCGCACCCGCGCCAGACCAAGAGTCCCTGCACAGGCAGCTGGGTGTGGGAGGAAGTGCTCAGACTCGAAAAACAGGTGATCACACGTTCCTTCGGCATGTGCAAAGTATGAATCAGATCCTTGACACAATGCCTGCCTGGGACACACAGGCACGGCTCTACAATGTAGCCCCACCCCTCGTCCGCACAAGCAAACACACGTGTATACATGCGCATGAACACACAGCCTGGAACAGCCATCGAGGTCCAGGGATGCTGCCGCGCTTGTCCACGACGTGTCCATATCCCGGGAATGTGAGACGTGCAGCAGCAGCTTCAGCACAACCCCAGGGAGCCCCACGCTCGGAGGACGGCAGCCAGGCACGCTGCGGGCGGAAGGTGTGGGGTGCACAGCTGTGTTTGCCAGCTGGGCTCATCACAGACCTCTGCCGAGCATGATTGCAGGCGGGGAGGAGCCATTTCCGGCTTCCGAGATTAAAGTAATGCTGACCCATTTGCCCCAGAAGGCAATGCACTAGATGAGTGACTGCCAAGTgctgtggaggtggaggtggaggtggagggcagTGTCCAGTGACCTGGCCTCTCTTAGGGGCAGGAAGATGCTCTGAACTTGGGGTAGCCACAGCTGCACAACTCTGATCACACACAAGCCTGGGAGTTGTATGCTTTAAATGAGTTCTAGGAATAGAATCCTATCTCAGTAGAGCTGGAGTTGGTTTAGAAGTAACAAGCTCAGACATGAAAGCAACCCATCCACTCCCTTTGAGCAAAAAAGGAGGTTTTGGTCGCCTCGGGCTCTGCTTTCCCGGTGCACAGGACGGGAGTGGCCATCCGCTCCCTTATGCTACTGAAGACTCAGGTAGGAGGACCGGGGCCCCCAGAagggctgctctgctctgctaaaCACCCAGCGTACCCCTAAAGGCAGGCGAGGCAGCCTGCTGAAGGCCATGACCTTTCTCTTCCCCCGACACCTCTGGCCTCATTACAAGTGCCCTGGCCCAAGACTGCTGGAGCATCCTTCCCAGGAACTAAAGGTGAGGTGGACAGGGCAGGCCCGGGGCTCTTTTAGGGATAATGGAAAAAATGCCATCGATTGGATGACGCAGCTAGGAAGAGGGGCATTGCCCTCCACCTCCTACTGCTTTAAGTGACTCCTCCACCGAAACCCCTGGGGAAACAGAGCTGTGGACAGTCACTGGCTTTGAGATGCTTTTGAATTATTTAGGCTCCCTCTGCCTAAATAAATCCAGATTCAAAACCAGATGGCTCTGGACTCCCGAACACGGCCAGGCATCCCCTACCACTCAGCCACCGCAGCCAGCCAGAGGCATTTCAAACTTTCCCAACAGCTTCAGTTGGACGAATTGAAAGAACACAGGGTAGAGAATATGTTTGGAAACAAACAGCTGCCACGCCTCCAACCATTCCTCTCACTGTTTTCCACTTCTCAACACACTGATAGCATGGAGCAGGTGTGCCTAAGCAAGCCGAGATGGAACTCAGCACTCGGGGGAACCTTTGCCGCTGACCCCACACCCCAACACCCCCACGGGAATTTATTCTTGTAAATACCTGGCAGCCTGGAGCTCTTCCGGAACCAGGGGTGGCAGCGTCTGGTCCTGCATGTTGCCAAGTTCTGGAGGTGAGGAGACACACACCTTCCTGTCCCCGGCCGCAGTGGGGTGCTCACGCCTCGGCTGCTCCTCAGCCTGCTGGTGCCCGGCTGGGCTGCCCCCGGGCGAGGTGGCTGCATCCTCCATGGGTTGCACTGAATCAGGGAAGCCTGGGTCTTGACGGCTCCCTGGCAGAGCTGTGTCAGGAGCTGACCTGGCGAGCACCCCTGTAGGACCTGTTTCGGGCAGGTCACCTGAGGCACGTGCCCGTGTCTCACCTGGGCTCAAGATGATGTCACCCACTGCTTCTGCAGCAGGTCCTGCCACTCTGCCAGGCTCCAAGGCAGTGCCCAGCGCTTTCCCAGCTGGCGGCTCTGGGGCACTCTGCTCCCCGGGGACATTCTGCCCTCCTGCGATGCCGGCAGCACCTCCAGGCCTCCTCTCACCTCCAAGTGTGTCCAGGGTCCAGGCCTCATCGCTGGCCTCAGGCCCAGTCAGGACGTCCCCACGGGGAGAAGAGATGTCCGGGGCATGTGTGGAGCTGGGCACGTTGCCTGGACCCTCTGGGCGAGCAGGCTCCTGGGGACCGTCTCCTCTGTGCTGCCTGTCACGGGCAGCTGTCTCCTGGTGCTGCTCTCCGGAAGGAGGTCTATCGGCCACAGCCAAGGCTTCTCTGTGGCTCGTGGGAGCCACCTGCAAGTCAGCAGCTCTCTCCGCACAGGTCCCACGAGAGGAAGGGCCTGAGGCTGCAGCCTGCCCCTCGCTCCCTGACTGGGAGTGAGCCTGGGCTTCCCCAGCCCCCTCTGGCCCCTCGCTTCCCCTCGCTGTGGGTGGGACACCTGTtgtcacctcccccaccccagcacctggCAGGTTCTGCTCAGAGGCCGGCACCCTGAGACCCAGCAGCTTGTCTGGAGCTGGATCCTGGGGAACCAGAAGGGAAACCTCAGCCAACTCTTGCTTCTTCTCCATGTAGAACCCAGCAGGAAGTGCAGGCAGAGGGGGAATGGCCACACCCTGAGTCCCATCTAGAAGCTTCTCTGGGCTGAGCGCCATGGTGGGGTCCTTGCCCTGCGCAGACTTCTCAGGTCCTGGCTTTCCTGCAGGTGCACTCCGGGGCCGCTCGGAGGCCAGGACGCCCAGCACGGACTGCTCAAAGATCTTGGTGATGTGCTCCCTGAAGTCAGGGAGCCCGGCAATGGCGCTGCTCTGCTTGGAGCTTACGTCCACACCACCTGGCGTGCTCCTCTTCAGGTCGCGGGAGGCTCCTGTCCTCTCCCCGCTGCCCTCCGTCTCTCTCGCTGCCCCGCTTGCACTGGCAGGACACGCTGGGGTCTCACTGGCCTCAGCATCTACACCCGGAGCGGCCGCTGTTCTCTCCTGCCCTGCTGTCTGCTGAGCCTTGGCCGGAAGCAGCAGCCTGTCCAGGTAGGGCATGGAACCCAGGGGGGCCTCAGTGGCTCCAGCTTCGGGGCTTTCACTGCTGGGTTGCATGTTAGGGACTTCCTCACCTGCAGCTCCTGGTGGCAAGAGGGAGGTACAGGAGCCAGCAGAGAGTGTCACGGAGATGGCGTCGTCCACGGCAAGCAGGGGTCCCCCTGGGGGACAGGCGACTTCGGCAGGAGTTCTGGggcaggtctcccaggaggcagctttcACCCGGCtgtcttctgctcccttcccgGCGGCTGCACCATCGATATGTAGATAAGGAGTGTAAGGAGTGTCTGGAGCAGCCTCCACAGGGGGCGCACCCGGCAGGAGCCCCTCAGGGTTGGGCACAGCCTGCTGGGCGGACatatccactgcactcctgggggcCCCGCGCAGCTCTCCGGCTGGCAGCCAGGCATCCTGGCAGCTGAGCGTGGGCTGCTCAGCCTGGCAGGGCGCACCGAGGGCCAAGGTAGATGCTCCCTCCTGGGGGGTGAGGCAGGGGTCAGTCTGAAGGAAGCTGCCATTGCCAGCGTCTTCTCCTGGGTGCTGGGAAGCCCGCTGCACCCCTGGGTCTCCATCAGCATTCCCACTTCTCTCGGCAGCCCCGCCTTCACTGCTTGCTGAGAAACCTCCAGGTAACTTTCGGGCCTCCGTGACGGAGCCCGGAAGCTGCTCCATCTCtagccatggggccggcactggctGCTGCCTGCCTTGCTGGGTTTCACCACACGCAGGCTGAGGGGGCGTGACAGTGGGGCTGGCAGCCACTGGGGCTGGCAAGCAGGGAGCTGCCCCTGGGAGGGTCCCTGAGTCAAGTGCATGAGCGCTGCTGCTTGCCATCTCCGGCTCGCCCAAGCCTGGGAGCCCGGGCCAAGCCAAGGCAGCTTCAGAGACTCCCACATCCCCGGGACGTGCTTCTTCATGCCGGCCGCCTGTTCTTGAAGCATCGGCCAGGTCCTGCCAGGGCttgtcctgcccctgcccagcctggtcatattcctttccattcacatcGCCTGCAAGATTGGAGTCTTCCAAGGCGTGCTCTGCAGGAGGCGAGACCCCTGAGGGCTGACCTCTGTCTGCTCCCTCTTGCTCATCTGCCCCCTGCACCAGCAGCTTCTGTTCTTTGGGGGCGGCCGACTCTGAGTCCTCTGCAGGAGAAATCTCTGGATCTGCCTTCCTGGGAGATGAACTTGGACCCTGAGACACACTGCCCTCGGGGGGCTCACGTGGGGGTTCTGAGCCAGAAGCCTGCTCCTGTCCTCCGGGAGTAGGTGAGCACGCAGTCCCGCAAGGTTCCACAGGTACAGGTACACGGGGCATCTCAAAGCCTGCATCACCTGGAGAAGTCTCTTTCCCACTGTCGGGCGGGTGGGGCTTCTGTTTGAGCACATCAGAGATCGGAGTTTCTGGGTCCAACTGGGAGGACTCCAGACGGCTTTTAGCAGACTGCGGGGGCCTCTCCGATGTGGCCCCTGTGGTCTGGGTGTTGCCTGAGACGGATGGATCTCCCTGCCCATCTCGCTCCAGGTCAAGCGTGGTGAGTCCAGGGGCCACTGTCGGGTTCTCCCCATCCTGGGGAGGTGGCCCATCAGCATGAACTTCCTGTCCAGCTGCACCGCACCCCAGCCCACGGGGTTGGCCCAGGGGTGCGGTCGGCAAGCCCTCCCTGTCACAGCTGCCCGTCAGCGTGGTTTCTGGAGCGCTCTCCTGGGCCTCGGGTACAACCTCTGCAGCGGGCCTTGCTGCGAAAGCTGGATTCTCAGATTCTAAGGCAGATCCTGAGCCCCCCTCACCCTGAAGGATGTCGGGACATTCGCTCTGTGACCCCGGCTGCTCCCCGATGGCTCCTTCTGAAACAGTGCGctcagcagctccatccagggcagggccctcctcCTCACGGAGCCTGTGCAGCGCGGCAGCTGAATGGGCTGCGTGGGTTTCGGccagcacctgcctccctgcctctgctggtgGGCGCCCAGGCCCTTCTGCCCTTCTGGGTGGCCCgtctgcgcctgcgcctgcgcctgcgccagGAAGAGCTCTGCTGTCTGCACCGCCTGTTGCCTTCGGGGCCACATCGTCATCCACCTCCAGATCAGGCTTGCCGTGGAAGGCCTGGGACTCCTGTCCCCCCCAGTGCCCAGGATCCGCCCCACCAGAAGGCTCTGGGGCTTCTTCCCGTGCCCTCGGGTTGGCTCCAGGGGGTCTGCTtgcttcctgggcccctgctgggctCTCAGCATCTTCAGGAACCTCAACGCCACCCTTTGGCCCCAGTGGGCTCCTGGAACTTTCGCTTAAtgtgctgggagggggagggggagggggcagcccccCTGCTGGGACTGTGTGCCTTTGCTCCCTGGTGGAGCACTCCCCCTTCTCCTGGAGGGATGGGACAGGCACGTCCCCAAGGCTCCCTTCTGGATGCCCTCGCTCATTTCCTGGATCGGATGCTTGCTTCTCCGATCCTGCCAACCCTGCGTCCACCAACTCTTCGGCTGGATCTGTAGAAACCGGCAGCTCGGCTCCGGAAACGGGCTCGCTGGCCAACCTGCTGGATGCTCCCGCGGCAGCCGGCAGGGAAGCGAGGCTTGAAGCTGGATGCACTCCCCCTGGCAGGGAGGACTCCACGCTCAGCACCCCTCCTGCAGGCTGGCCTCCTGCGGCCACAGGGACAGCTTCCTCTGGCTCAAGTCCCCCTGTCCCGGTCCGCAAATCACCTTGAGCCGTGCTAGTGTCCAGAGTTTCCGTCCAAGAGCCACCGGCCCCTGCTGCCGGGGCAGGGCTCGGCATGTCCCTGGGCAGCTCTGTGTGTGGCAAGTGGTCCCTGGGTGGCTGCTGGCAGCCTCCCTGGAGCACGGCCTCCCCTTCGGCTTCTCGGGAAGCCCCTGAATTACTCTGAAAGGGGTGGCCCCTCTCGAGGAACTCCAAGCTATCAGCTGGACCCCAAGGTGAGTCCTGCACTTGGCACTTGTCTCCGTCTGAGGCTCTTTGGGAGGGACGTGGTGGGGGCAGCGCCTCTGGTTTGAGGGGCGACTCCTCCCGGCTGGCCGAGCGCTCCGGGGGCAGGGCCTCTGGTTTGAGGGGCGACTCCTCCCGGCTGGCCGGGCACTCCTCGCctggctgggctgcagcaggtgccaCGCCCTGACTGAACTCTGCACCCTGTGAGCCTGCAGGCCGGTCCCCCTCTGCACACAGCTGGCCCTTCACCGGCTCTCCGGGAGGCACTGGGGGATTTCTAGACGACCGCTCAGCACAGCTGGAGGAAGAGGTCTTCTGTCCCTCTACATCCtccagctcactctctctcccagcGCTGGGGACGATGGCAGCCACGATGTGCGGAGCAGGGCTGTCCCCTTCCAGGGCCAAGGCTGTCCCAGCATCCCCTGGGGCACTCGGGGACGGTCCCCTCCTGGGGAGCTGAGCGAGGGGACCATCTTCAggtgctgctgctggcctggcagAGCAACCTTCCGGGGGGCACTCGGCGAACGGCATAGCGGGCCGctcctgctcccagggcagcggCGGGCTGGGCAGCGCAGAACCTTCCAGCCCCTTGGCTTCCTGTGGGCGCTTCCTCGGCTCGGTCACCTCTGGGGACGCGATGCAGGGATCCGGGCCGGCGGCActctcagaagtggagcaggagcctCCGCGCCCAGTGCTGCCAACAATGAAAACACTGAATGTTTCACTGGTTCTCACGGAAACCAAGGACAGAGCCACACTGCAGGCAGGCTCGCTCCCAACCCtcctccccaaaaggccaccagGTGCCTCAGCCACAGCCAGAGTCCCCACGCAGCCCTCAGCCTCTACCCCCCAACATAGCCATGCCACATGCCCTCACTTTCTCCAAAAAGAACCAATGCAATGCGTCACAGTCAGTGTGGGACTTGCTATGCTCATCAGTAGTGAATATGGAAACACAATCGTACTTGTCTAAAATGCAAGAAGCCCAGAAAGTTTTTAACAAGAAGAAATCATaagagggttttgtttgtttgtttagttgttgctgatttttttttttcagatttatttgaaggtcagagttacagagaaagagggagagatggacagagagggatcttccatctaatggttcgctcctcagatggctgcaatggccagggctaggccaggccaaagccaggagccaggagcttcttccaagtctcccacatggctggcagggacccaaggacttgggtgtcttccactgcttttcccagcgcattagcagggagtggatcagaagcagagcagtcagaacactaaccagcacccatatgagatgctggtgttataggcagtggcttaacacactatgccacagcatgtcAGCCCATAACAGGGACCTTGAACCAGTTCTGTAGGGATTACAAGGGGGGCTTGCACGGGGGTCCTTAAGTGTTCAGGAGAGGACACACACTCTGATAAAGCCATGGTTTGAAGGAAGAGCTAATCTTGAAGACAGCTCACTTGCATCTTCGCGTTTAACAAGTGGTACAGTGAGAGGCACAACCCAGAAATCACTTCTAGCTAGCCAGAGAATTTCTGCACGAGGCCAGTTCGTGAGGCGTATTCAACAAGTCCACGAGAAACATGCGTATCTTTCAACTCCATCTTTCTCATGAAGTCTCCTGTCCAGCTCCCGGGCTCTGAATCACCTGTGTATCCGCATTGATCTCAACATGGACATGCTTAGCTGGGCGACATGTGTATAGAAAAAAGTGTGAAGCACACAGGAAACTTAGGTCTGAATTATGGACTTGGTATAGATAACCAGTTACCCAGTAAGTATAAAATAGCTTATTGCACAGCATACTTGAACCATGTTGCAGACttctagttttatttaaaaaaacactttatggccaaaataaaatttggaagatgtagaaaaaaaatccctttagcACTTGCCACTTTGTGTTCTAATCaatttcttttcctctctatGTTTTAAGGGGGTACAATTTTTTGTCATTTCTACACAGCTGTGATTTTGCATACTGACTCCAAGCACATATCAACATTCACTCCAGGTAAAATTAACAGAAGTAGGGATTTTTCTAAGccttttactatttattttagcTCTTATAGGGAAGAATAATAGCAAAGGCAAAtgtatggaaattttttttttcttttggagctGCCTGCTACGTCCACACCTGTTTACACAGATGCAGACCCACTGAGTTCTGGGTGTGTCCGGAGGAAAGATTCTATGCTCCAcgtccactccccaaattccagcttcccacgCAAGGCACACACGTTCCATTATGATGGACGCACACAGCGGGAAGCTGACGTGCATtcctgttaaaattttttaaaatatatgcctGTGTCCCCCCAGATCCATATGTTGACTCCAGTGTGTCAAATGACCCCCAAAATGACTATTTGGAGACAAATAACGGAAATAATGGGGGTTAAACAAAGCTACGGAGGGGAGCCCCCAATCCTCCAGGACGGGTGCCTCCGTAAGGAGAGGAACAGGGGCAGGAGCATGGCACAGCAGCTGAGTCACCACTTGGGGTGCCGGCGTCCCACACCGGAGCACGTGGTTTGGGTCCcaactcttccacttccaatccagctcctgggagtGGCAGAGTGCGGCTCAAGCACTTAGACGATAAGCTGTTACCCGGGTCACCTCTCTGAGACTGAGTTCACGTGTGTGGAGCTGAAAAATGTGGTCAAAGTTTCTTTTTAGACTAAACCCCAGTAACCAGCCTGTTTCCTTGAGATTCGTCTCACGACCCCATTGACCTAaacgggggtggggagcaggtgctggaAAGTAGCTGAGTCAACGATTGAGAGCCAGGCTAGTTCAGTGGCAAAGACCTAAGGGCTCCAGGCTCCTTCCCAGCGAGAGGCACCCGCGGTGACGGCTCTGGGAGGGTCCCTGCTGTCCGAGTTTGTGTCCGAGCCTCAGAAGGACCCAGGGACCGCGCGTCTCTGTGAGATGAGAAAAGACATTGGCTTCTGCCCGTGGCTTCCTTTCCCTAACTCTTTTCCCACTGCTCCCAAAATAAATGGCAAGTGTTTGGCAGCATTTCCATTTAAAGACCAAAGGAAGAAACTTGATCTGGTGCCTTCTGAAGGTCTCCAGAGAGCCTGGGTTGGACAATGTCACATAAAGAATCATTAACTACGAGAGGCTGGGAGAACGGCAGGTGGCTAAGGACAGAGGCACAGGAAAGGAAGGACAGTTGTCCTTGGACACGAAAAACTGTGAGGGAAGCCGGCTGTCGCCCCAGCTTAAGGACTGGAGAGGGTGG of the Oryctolagus cuniculus chromosome 15, mOryCun1.1, whole genome shotgun sequence genome contains:
- the TACC2 gene encoding transforming acidic coiled-coil-containing protein 2 isoform X4 encodes the protein MGNENSTSDNQQEEAGSHSVILWPPNPEPLQRTSSAQSPGSLQPPGSSQDTQRKQVDAPRSPGHRDSCSTGRGGSCSTSESAAGPDPCIASPEVTEPRKRPQEAKGLEGSALPSPPLPWEQERPAMPFAECPPEGCSARPAAAPEDGPLAQLPRRGPSPSAPGDAGTALALEGDSPAPHIVAAIVPSAGRESELEDVEGQKTSSSSCAERSSRNPPVPPGEPVKGQLCAEGDRPAGSQGAEFSQGVAPAAAQPGEECPASREESPLKPEALPPERSASREESPLKPEALPPPRPSQRASDGDKCQVQDSPWGPADSLEFLERGHPFQSNSGASREAEGEAVLQGGCQQPPRDHLPHTELPRDMPSPAPAAGAGGSWTETLDTSTAQGDLRTGTGGLEPEEAVPVAAGGQPAGGVLSVESSLPGGVHPASSLASLPAAAGASSRLASEPVSGAELPVSTDPAEELVDAGLAGSEKQASDPGNERGHPEGSLGDVPVPSLQEKGECSTREQRHTVPAGGLPPPPPPPSTLSESSRSPLGPKGGVEVPEDAESPAGAQEASRPPGANPRAREEAPEPSGGADPGHWGGQESQAFHGKPDLEVDDDVAPKATGGADSRALPGAGAGAGADGPPRRAEGPGRPPAEAGRQVLAETHAAHSAAALHRLREEEGPALDGAAERTVSEGAIGEQPGSQSECPDILQGEGGSGSALESENPAFAARPAAEVVPEAQESAPETTLTGSCDREGLPTAPLGQPRGLGCGAAGQEVHADGPPPQDGENPTVAPGLTTLDLERDGQGDPSVSGNTQTTGATSERPPQSAKSRLESSQLDPETPISDVLKQKPHPPDSGKETSPGDAGFEMPRVPVPVEPCGTACSPTPGGQEQASGSEPPREPPEGSVSQGPSSSPRKADPEISPAEDSESAAPKEQKLLVQGADEQEGADRGQPSGVSPPAEHALEDSNLAGDVNGKEYDQAGQGQDKPWQDLADASRTGGRHEEARPGDVGVSEAALAWPGLPGLGEPEMASSSAHALDSGTLPGAAPCLPAPVAASPTVTPPQPACGETQQGRQQPVPAPWLEMEQLPGSVTEARKLPGGFSASSEGGAAERSGNADGDPGVQRASQHPGEDAGNGSFLQTDPCLTPQEGASTLALGAPCQAEQPTLSCQDAWLPAGELRGAPRSAVDMSAQQAVPNPEGLLPGAPPVEAAPDTPYTPYLHIDGAAAGKGAEDSRVKAASWETCPRTPAEVACPPGGPLLAVDDAISVTLSAGSCTSLLPPGAAGEEVPNMQPSSESPEAGATEAPLGSMPYLDRLLLPAKAQQTAGQERTAAAPGVDAEASETPACPASASGAARETEGSGERTGASRDLKRSTPGGVDVSSKQSSAIAGLPDFREHITKIFEQSVLGVLASERPRSAPAGKPGPEKSAQGKDPTMALSPEKLLDGTQGVAIPPLPALPAGFYMEKKQELAEVSLLVPQDPAPDKLLGLRVPASEQNLPGAGVGEVTTGVPPTARGSEGPEGAGEAQAHSQSGSEGQAAASGPSSRGTCAERAADLQVAPTSHREALAVADRPPSGEQHQETAARDRQHRGDGPQEPARPEGPGNVPSSTHAPDISSPRGDVLTGPEASDEAWTLDTLGGERRPGGAAGIAGGQNVPGEQSAPEPPAGKALGTALEPGRVAGPAAEAVGDIILSPGETRARASGDLPETGPTGVLARSAPDTALPGSRQDPGFPDSVQPMEDAATSPGGSPAGHQQAEEQPRREHPTAAGDRKVCVSSPPELGNMQDQTLPPLVPEELQAASACPAAARVDLAAPASGLAALPSAPAVHGAEASTSSCQDLVQDASRSSDSEEAFETPESTTPVKAPPAPPPPPPEVIPEPEVSAPPPPEEPGCSSETTSVADGPRHDSVEGSPFRPPSHSFSAVFDEDKPIASSGTYNLDFDSIELVDSFQSSEPRSPDAKAPECPGGSRRKSTDSVPACKSSLPRSLSLQAGDFDGASCAAGPEAAALAPDAYGTGSSSASSTLKRTKKPRPPSLKKKQTTKKPTETPPVEETQPEPAGEGPVLTKEHVASETKTEPAKPEGSRSASSEESPPEPAACPPDCEGAEGASAPASAGGRVQNSPTVGRKALPASTAPEAAAVTPAESGGAGDSPARGLSVRLEFDYSEDKGGWDSQGDGTPASKKTGKKPVAKMPLRRPKMKKTPEKLDNAPASPTSSPAEPSDIPMAKGTYTFDIDKWDDPNFNPFSSTSKMQESPKLPQQSYTFDPEACDESVDPFKASSKTPSSPSKSPASFEIPASAIEAGAMDGDGLNKPAKKKKTPLKTDTFRVKKSPKRSPLSDPPSQDPTPAATPETPPVISAVVHATDEEKLAVTNQKWTCMTVDLEADKQDFPQPSDLSTFVNETKFSSPTEELDYRNSYEIEYMEKIGTSLPQDDDAPKKQALYLMFDTSQESPVKSPPARVSDSPTPCSGSSFEETEALVNTAAKIQHPVTRGLAPSQEPPMQAPEKPSQKELEAMALGTPAEADEITAPDAAFASADALLSRLAHPTSLCGPLDCLEPDLAEKNPPVFAQKLQEELEFAIMRIEALKLARQIALASRSRQDAKREAAHPTDVSISKTALYSRIGASDVDKPAGLLFRQPDLDAALQMARAEIITKEREVSEWKDKYEESRREVLEMRKIVAEYEKTIAQMIEDEQREKSVSHQTVQQLVLEKEQALADLNSVEKSLADLFRRYEKMKEVLEGFRKNEEVLKKCAQEYLSRVKKEEQRYQALKVHAEEKLDRANAEIAQVRGKAQQEQAAYQASLRKEQLRVDALERTLEQKNKEIEELTKICDELIAKMGKS